From a region of the Butyrivibrio sp. AE3004 genome:
- the mreB gene encoding rod shape-determining protein, with protein sequence MGNNIFGIDLGTSNIKIYNKATDDVTVEKNLIAVENKTSLLAYGNSAYDMYEKAPSNIKISYPLSNGVIADIENMKSLVKLFITDQMKGAIKPVDVYIAVPKDVTEVERRAFHDLIRESGVKAKKIMMVKKPVADGLGMGVDVMNSQGVLVVNVGYDTTEISILSLKGIVISKLIKVGGKKFDDAIRNVIRKEFSLIIGEKTSESIKMSLKDLEKAGQDAVVYGRDIVTGLPVERSIPTDLIDQCLIESFDQILDNIKATLERTPPELAADIFKHGLYLTGGASQVCHLAQRLSNGVGLNVNLAENPLSSVALGLGKIIKDDQYKALAYSVEEDV encoded by the coding sequence TTGGGCAACAACATATTTGGTATCGATCTTGGAACAAGCAATATCAAAATTTATAACAAGGCTACAGATGATGTTACTGTAGAAAAGAATCTCATTGCGGTTGAGAATAAGACATCACTTCTTGCTTATGGTAATTCAGCATATGATATGTACGAAAAGGCTCCGAGCAATATTAAGATTTCTTACCCTTTAAGTAATGGCGTAATTGCTGATATTGAGAATATGAAATCTCTTGTTAAGCTTTTTATTACAGATCAGATGAAAGGCGCAATCAAACCTGTTGATGTTTATATTGCGGTTCCTAAGGATGTAACTGAAGTTGAGAGAAGAGCTTTCCATGATCTTATAAGAGAATCAGGCGTTAAGGCTAAGAAAATCATGATGGTTAAGAAGCCTGTTGCTGATGGCCTTGGAATGGGAGTTGATGTTATGAATTCCCAGGGTGTTCTGGTTGTTAACGTGGGATATGATACCACAGAGATTTCTATCCTTTCCTTGAAGGGAATCGTTATAAGTAAACTAATTAAGGTTGGTGGTAAGAAATTTGATGATGCCATCAGAAATGTAATACGTAAAGAGTTTTCATTAATTATTGGTGAGAAGACATCTGAAAGTATTAAGATGTCACTTAAGGATCTTGAAAAGGCAGGTCAGGATGCTGTTGTATACGGAAGAGATATCGTTACAGGTCTTCCTGTAGAAAGATCTATTCCTACAGATCTTATCGATCAGTGCCTTATTGAGAGCTTTGATCAGATACTTGATAACATTAAAGCAACTCTTGAGCGTACACCTCCGGAGCTTGCAGCAGATATATTTAAGCACGGTTTATATTTAACAGGTGGTGCTTCTCAGGTTTGCCATCTTGCACAGAGACTTTCAAACGGAGTTGGCCTTAATGTAAATCTTGCAGAGAATCCACTCAGTTCAGTTGCACTTGGTCTTGGTAAGATCATAAAGGATGATCAGTATAAGGCACTTGCTTACTCGGTTGAAGAGGATGTATAA
- a CDS encoding HlyD family efflux transporter periplasmic adaptor subunit, producing MARKPKNKITKYPMFLHINVGIVFFAFILVYVIICVFMYFNKKHIVGYEVREGSLSSNNIYEAVALRSESIVTAANAGYVNYFAPEGQRVAVGNLVYTVDESGDLLDYLKTQGTEQASLTNEDLSELRSQIVSYSADFDPKTFSTVYDFKNSLDGTVQKLASASVLQSINSLNNNAGALNSINYCYSQGTGIVQYYVDGYEDLNIYNMTSDLLDNTKYERKQLISNALVGVGDPVFKLSTNEDWMVVIKENDLEKVNALAEKEYVKVRFLKNQDEAWGKVSYVTNDSGDTFVGLSFTNSMITFVKDRFLSVELITEDESGLKIPNSSIAEKSFFVIPKEYVTKGNNNNSGVLRDKYDENGNETSEFIEVELYNENEDSYYVDDSTLRNGDLLIKLDSQDKFTVNSKDTLIGVYNINKGYADFRQISILYQNDEYAIVKSNTNYGLNVYDYIVLDASTVEGDAKNLDTSEEN from the coding sequence ATGGCTAGAAAACCAAAAAACAAGATAACAAAATATCCCATGTTTTTGCATATAAATGTAGGAATTGTTTTTTTTGCATTTATACTGGTTTATGTAATTATCTGTGTTTTTATGTATTTTAACAAAAAGCATATAGTAGGCTACGAAGTAAGAGAAGGCTCTCTTTCATCAAATAATATATATGAAGCTGTAGCTCTTAGAAGTGAAAGTATTGTTACTGCGGCTAATGCAGGCTATGTTAACTATTTTGCTCCCGAAGGTCAACGTGTTGCTGTAGGGAATCTCGTATATACTGTTGATGAATCAGGTGATCTTCTTGATTATCTGAAAACACAGGGAACAGAACAGGCTTCTCTGACAAATGAAGATTTAAGTGAACTTCGTTCTCAGATAGTTAGTTACAGCGCGGACTTTGATCCTAAGACGTTTTCAACTGTATATGATTTTAAAAACAGCCTGGATGGAACCGTTCAAAAGCTTGCGAGTGCCAGCGTGTTGCAGAGTATTAATTCTCTAAATAATAATGCCGGTGCATTAAACAGTATTAACTATTGTTATTCACAGGGAACCGGTATTGTTCAATATTATGTTGATGGATATGAAGATCTAAATATTTACAATATGACTTCAGATCTTCTTGATAATACAAAATATGAGCGTAAACAGTTAATCAGTAATGCACTTGTAGGTGTAGGCGATCCGGTATTTAAGTTATCTACAAATGAAGACTGGATGGTAGTAATAAAAGAGAACGATCTTGAAAAGGTTAATGCTCTTGCCGAGAAAGAATATGTTAAAGTTCGTTTCCTAAAAAATCAGGATGAAGCATGGGGAAAAGTATCATATGTAACAAATGATTCCGGTGATACTTTTGTAGGGCTGTCTTTTACCAATTCAATGATAACTTTTGTAAAGGATAGGTTTTTAAGCGTTGAACTTATCACAGAAGATGAGAGCGGATTGAAAATACCCAATTCTTCTATTGCTGAGAAAAGTTTCTTTGTAATACCTAAAGAATATGTAACAAAAGGTAATAATAACAATTCTGGTGTTCTTCGAGATAAATATGATGAAAACGGAAATGAGACATCGGAATTTATTGAAGTAGAGCTCTATAATGAAAACGAAGATTCATATTACGTTGATGATTCTACTTTGAGAAATGGTGATCTTTTGATTAAATTAGATTCTCAGGATAAATTCACTGTCAATTCAAAAGATACATTGATTGGTGTTTATAATATCAATAAAGGCTATGCAGATTTTAGACAGATAAGTATTTTATATCAGAATGATGAATACGCTATCGTAAAATCAAATACAAATTATGGTCTAAACGTATATGATTATATTGTGCTGGATGCTTCAACTGTGGAAGGTGATGCTAAGAACCTTGACACTTCGGAAGAAAACTAG
- a CDS encoding FtsW/RodA/SpoVE family cell cycle protein has translation MRTETFLEKLKSYRIFDYDFKLVVMLVSLSIIGVIAVGSADPTYKNKQISGLVLGLFMMVLVSLMDYVVICKFYIVYYIVNIFLLSLVFTPLGKSVKGATRWINLGFAFQPSEASKILLILFFAAFIMKYKDKVKTLSFIFICFLLLIPPLVMVVMQPDLSTTIMLTVIISCIMFSAGINMKFVITVLAISIPSALLVIFDALADKSVILREYQQSRILAWLHPEDYANSDAYQTLNSMMAIGSGQLLGKGYNTNEISSVLNGGFVSESQTDFIFTVVGEEFGFIGGCAVILLLLLIAIECMVIAGRAKDLTGQLIATGMGAWIGFQGFLNIGVATGALPNTGIPLPFVSAGLTSIVSCYVGMGFVLNVRLQGKKYF, from the coding sequence ATGCGGACTGAGACATTTTTGGAAAAACTGAAAAGCTATCGCATATTTGATTATGATTTTAAGCTGGTAGTTATGCTGGTATCATTATCCATCATAGGTGTAATAGCAGTAGGAAGTGCGGATCCGACCTATAAAAATAAACAGATATCGGGTCTTGTACTTGGACTATTCATGATGGTTCTGGTATCACTCATGGACTACGTTGTAATTTGTAAATTTTATATAGTTTATTACATTGTGAACATATTTCTGCTTTCTTTGGTATTTACACCACTTGGAAAATCGGTAAAAGGTGCTACCAGATGGATCAACCTGGGATTTGCATTTCAGCCTTCTGAGGCGTCCAAAATATTATTGATTTTATTTTTTGCAGCGTTCATAATGAAATATAAGGATAAAGTTAAGACTTTATCTTTTATATTTATTTGTTTTTTATTACTGATTCCGCCATTAGTAATGGTCGTAATGCAGCCTGATCTATCAACTACGATTATGCTTACGGTTATCATCAGCTGCATAATGTTTTCAGCCGGCATAAATATGAAATTTGTCATAACGGTTCTTGCTATTTCAATTCCGTCTGCATTACTTGTTATATTTGATGCACTTGCGGATAAAAGTGTTATTCTCAGGGAATATCAGCAAAGCCGTATTCTTGCATGGCTGCATCCTGAGGATTATGCAAATTCAGATGCATATCAGACTCTAAACTCTATGATGGCAATAGGTTCGGGACAGCTTTTAGGAAAAGGTTATAATACAAATGAAATCAGCTCTGTTTTAAATGGCGGTTTTGTCTCCGAATCTCAGACCGACTTTATCTTTACTGTTGTTGGTGAAGAGTTTGGTTTTATAGGCGGATGCGCAGTTATTTTATTACTTTTACTTATCGCAATAGAATGTATGGTTATTGCAGGTAGGGCCAAAGATCTTACCGGACAGCTTATCGCTACAGGAATGGGGGCCTGGATAGGTTTTCAGGGATTTCTGAATATAGGAGTTGCTACAGGAGCGCTTCCCAATACAGGAATTCCGCTTCCGTTTGTAAGTGCCGGTCTTACTTCTATTGTCAGCTGCTACGTTGGAATGGGATTTGTACTAAACGTCAGACTGCAAGGTAAAAAATATTTTTAG
- a CDS encoding D-alanyl-D-alanine carboxypeptidase family protein — MRCINKIKNRLIAITLIICSSTGIAGCSSQEYAFPYSVPTVEYGENTGDVMKTFAHDLCVTNSDIGDSITLSENTCCGLFDLKNKKTLYSKNAQIQLDPASLTKVMTAIVALKNGSLDQILIADSDVYINEPGAQLINLKEGDSMTLDQALHILLLYSANDAAVLIAKGVLGSVDAFVEAMNNEAKAIGATHTHFMNTNGLTADDHYTSVYDMYLMFNEALKYEKFSEIIRMPSYSTQFSTASGSLRDVEVKNTNGYINGNRSMPAGITVLGGKTGTTNAAGHCLIQLASDTSGNNYIAVIMRAEDTETLYSEMSDLLLQITGG; from the coding sequence GTGAGATGTATAAATAAAATAAAAAATCGTCTTATTGCAATTACTCTTATTATATGCTCCTCTACAGGAATTGCCGGATGCTCAAGTCAAGAATATGCGTTTCCTTATTCAGTGCCCACAGTAGAATATGGTGAAAATACGGGTGATGTGATGAAAACATTTGCTCATGATTTGTGTGTTACAAACAGCGATATAGGTGATTCTATAACATTATCCGAAAATACCTGCTGTGGATTATTTGATTTAAAAAATAAGAAAACTTTATACTCAAAGAACGCACAGATTCAACTTGATCCCGCTTCGCTTACCAAGGTAATGACAGCAATAGTAGCATTAAAGAACGGATCACTTGACCAGATACTCATTGCTGATTCTGATGTCTATATAAATGAACCGGGTGCACAGCTCATTAACCTTAAGGAAGGCGATTCAATGACTTTGGATCAGGCATTGCATATTCTACTTCTGTATTCAGCAAATGATGCTGCAGTGCTTATTGCAAAAGGAGTATTGGGAAGTGTAGATGCTTTTGTTGAAGCAATGAATAATGAAGCCAAGGCTATTGGAGCAACACATACACATTTTATGAATACAAACGGTCTTACAGCCGATGACCATTATACAAGTGTGTATGACATGTATCTTATGTTCAATGAAGCGCTTAAATATGAAAAGTTCAGCGAAATAATACGAATGCCTTCGTATTCAACACAATTTTCTACAGCATCAGGAAGCTTGAGAGATGTTGAGGTAAAAAATACTAATGGTTACATTAATGGAAACAGGTCAATGCCTGCAGGAATAACTGTGCTCGGAGGTAAAACCGGTACAACAAATGCAGCAGGACACTGCCTGATTCAGCTGGCTTCAGATACTTCAGGAAACAATTATATAGCTGTTATTATGAGAGCAGAAGATACGGAAACTCTTTATTCTGAAATGAGTGATTTGTTATTGCAGATAACGGGTGGTTAA
- the mreC gene encoding rod shape-determining protein MreC, giving the protein MSPVIKRGGDKFTLPSKYLLFILTILCVGLIVITFNTDIFNSSVNSFAGSVVIPFQKGITSVGVWMKGTADNLASIRALQKENEALKKQVEQLTVENTNLEQDKYELTNLRELYALDAQYSDYKKIGARIIAKDAGNWYHSFVIDKGTDVGVEVDMNVIAGGGLVGRVTDVGPDWAKVQTIIADNSSVSGTVLSASENLIATGNLELYNDGQISFSKLVDEADKVSVGDKVVTSNISDKYLPGILIGYISTIEEDSNNLTKSGKITPVVQFEYMNEVLVIMQLKNTGDK; this is encoded by the coding sequence ATGAGTCCTGTCATTAAAAGAGGGGGAGATAAATTTACACTTCCAAGTAAATATCTCCTCTTTATTTTAACAATTTTATGTGTGGGTCTTATCGTAATCACATTCAATACTGATATTTTCAACTCATCTGTCAATTCTTTTGCAGGATCTGTTGTAATTCCATTTCAAAAGGGGATTACTTCTGTAGGAGTATGGATGAAAGGCACAGCCGACAATCTTGCAAGTATCAGAGCTCTTCAAAAAGAAAATGAAGCACTGAAAAAACAGGTTGAACAATTAACGGTTGAAAATACAAATCTTGAGCAGGATAAATATGAACTTACAAATCTAAGAGAATTATATGCTCTTGATGCACAGTATTCAGACTACAAAAAGATCGGTGCAAGAATTATTGCTAAGGATGCAGGTAACTGGTACCATTCTTTTGTGATAGATAAAGGTACTGATGTAGGTGTTGAAGTTGACATGAATGTTATTGCAGGAGGTGGACTTGTAGGCAGAGTTACAGATGTTGGACCGGACTGGGCTAAGGTTCAAACAATTATCGCAGATAATTCTTCTGTAAGCGGTACAGTTCTTTCTGCTTCTGAAAATTTGATAGCAACGGGGAATCTTGAGCTATATAACGATGGACAGATTTCGTTTTCAAAGCTTGTAGATGAGGCTGATAAAGTAAGTGTTGGCGATAAAGTGGTTACATCAAATATCAGTGATAAATATCTTCCCGGAATACTTATAGGATATATTTCTACAATAGAGGAAGACTCAAATAATCTTACAAAATCAGGCAAAATCACTCCAGTTGTTCAATTTGAGTATATGAATGAAGTTCTGGTTATCATGCAGCTCAAAAACACCGGGGACAAATAA
- the mgsA gene encoding methylglyoxal synthase, with the protein MNIAFIAHDAKKKLMQNFCIAYRGILSKHDLYATGTTGRLIEEVTNLSVYKYLAGHLGGSQQIGAAIEANEIDLVIFLRDPLTQKMHEPDVNNVMRLCDMHNIPIATNLATAELLIKSLDRGDLEWREMYK; encoded by the coding sequence ATGAATATCGCATTTATCGCACATGATGCAAAAAAGAAACTTATGCAGAATTTTTGCATTGCATACAGAGGAATTTTATCCAAGCATGATCTTTATGCCACAGGTACAACAGGAAGACTTATTGAAGAAGTAACAAATTTAAGTGTCTATAAATACCTGGCCGGTCATCTTGGTGGATCTCAGCAGATTGGTGCTGCTATAGAAGCAAATGAAATTGACCTTGTTATTTTTCTTCGTGATCCGCTTACACAGAAGATGCATGAGCCTGATGTAAATAATGTAATGCGTCTCTGTGATATGCATAATATTCCTATAGCAACTAATCTTGCAACTGCTGAATTATTAATTAAGTCTTTAGATAGAGGAGATCTTGAGTGGCGTGAGATGTATAAATAA
- a CDS encoding penicillin-binding transpeptidase domain-containing protein codes for MFNKIKEVFINFITSRLVMISGIMILAASGLVYRLFFLQIIKGETYLDSFQLKIMKEKSIPAARGNIYDRNGKLLAYNELSNSVTIEDVYESGSGKNAAVNETLNKVIDIVEKDGDIVDTDFNIQLSSSNNFEFTVEGNSLLRFLADVYGRTSINDLKYEERSKNAQEVIDDLCTKFGIGDYSDPENKKSFVPGMGYEKNRLLQLVVIRYKMYSNSYQKYINTVIATSVNDKTVADIMENSNILDGISIEEDTARVYVDSEYFSQILGYTGKISESELAELQAENPNYRSNDTVGKSGIEQSMESVLQGTKGSETVFVDNTGKVLETSSYIDSKAGNDVYLTIDKDLQEACYNIIEQSLAGILVSKIQNTKFFLYGENIKKSDIQIPVYDVYFACFDNHIINMDHMASEDAGRMEKTVYDKYVVKRQQVSEGLNAEFTSNNTPYNLLSSEYKVYMSYIVQKLYNNGVIDTDKVDKEDKTYIAWTTDETISLSDYIRYCISANWIDVTLLDLESQYVDSGEIYNTIINYIFKDIEDDDEFNKKIYKYLLADDIVTGDEVCNILLEQGVVELPEEELSTWLSGTESPYTFMLNRISSLDITPAQLALDPCSGSMVVTDVNNGDVLALVSYPGYDNNKMANGVDAEYYAKLRSDQSSPLINYATMQRTAPGSTFKMVSATAGLMEGVIDTSSTITCTGVFDKTGILAHCWIYPRSHGSLDVVGGIRNSCNNFFYEVGYRLGLVGDSFKSDTGLQKLAKYADMYGLSEKTGIEISEYEPIVSDLDSTRSAIGQGTNSFTTVGLARYVTTVANSGTCYNLTLVKKTSDSDGNLLQEYGATVRNHIDMDSSYWNAIHQGMRGVVEDKPYFNDLAVNVAGKTGTAEESKKRANHALFVCYAPYEAPKIAIATRIAYGYTSSYAAQITKEAIAYYFGLKDPDEVQNGTAQQLEGGDTNAD; via the coding sequence TTGTTTAATAAGATAAAAGAAGTTTTCATCAATTTCATAACTTCACGTCTTGTAATGATTTCGGGAATTATGATTCTTGCTGCTTCCGGTCTTGTATACAGACTTTTCTTTTTACAGATCATAAAGGGAGAAACCTATTTGGATTCCTTTCAGCTAAAAATCATGAAGGAGAAATCCATTCCTGCAGCAAGAGGAAATATATACGACAGAAACGGTAAGCTTCTTGCCTATAATGAATTGTCTAATTCCGTTACGATCGAAGATGTATATGAATCCGGTTCCGGAAAAAATGCAGCTGTTAATGAAACTTTAAATAAAGTAATTGATATTGTTGAAAAAGACGGGGATATTGTTGATACTGATTTCAACATACAGCTTAGCAGTTCTAATAATTTTGAATTCACGGTAGAAGGAAATTCTCTTCTTAGATTTTTGGCCGATGTTTACGGAAGAACATCAATTAATGATTTAAAATACGAAGAACGCTCAAAAAACGCTCAAGAAGTTATTGACGATTTATGTACCAAATTCGGTATCGGTGATTATTCTGATCCTGAAAATAAAAAGTCTTTTGTTCCCGGAATGGGATATGAAAAGAACAGACTTTTACAGCTTGTTGTTATCAGATACAAGATGTATTCAAACAGTTACCAAAAATATATCAATACGGTTATTGCTACAAGCGTTAATGACAAAACTGTTGCGGATATTATGGAAAATTCAAATATTCTTGATGGTATTTCTATTGAAGAGGATACAGCAAGAGTTTATGTTGATTCCGAATATTTTTCTCAGATACTTGGCTATACAGGTAAGATTTCCGAATCTGAGCTTGCTGAATTGCAAGCTGAAAATCCAAACTACAGGTCAAATGATACTGTCGGTAAATCCGGCATAGAACAGTCTATGGAATCAGTTTTACAAGGAACAAAGGGTAGTGAAACAGTTTTTGTAGATAATACAGGTAAAGTTCTTGAGACCAGCAGTTATATTGATTCGAAGGCAGGAAATGATGTTTATCTTACTATAGACAAGGATTTGCAGGAGGCTTGCTATAATATTATTGAGCAATCGCTTGCAGGTATTCTTGTATCCAAAATACAAAATACAAAATTCTTCCTTTATGGAGAAAATATAAAAAAGTCTGATATTCAGATTCCTGTATATGATGTATATTTTGCATGCTTTGATAATCATATCATCAATATGGATCACATGGCATCAGAGGATGCCGGCAGAATGGAAAAGACCGTATACGATAAATATGTAGTCAAAAGACAACAGGTTAGTGAAGGCTTAAATGCAGAATTCACTTCAAATAATACGCCATATAATCTTTTATCAAGCGAATACAAGGTATATATGAGCTACATCGTTCAAAAGCTCTATAATAACGGTGTAATTGATACTGATAAGGTGGATAAAGAAGATAAGACATATATAGCATGGACAACGGATGAAACAATTTCGCTTTCTGACTATATCAGATATTGTATTTCCGCAAACTGGATTGATGTAACATTGCTTGATCTTGAAAGTCAGTATGTTGATTCGGGTGAGATTTACAATACTATTATCAACTATATATTTAAAGATATAGAGGATGATGATGAATTCAACAAAAAAATATATAAATATCTTCTTGCCGATGATATTGTTACAGGTGATGAGGTATGCAATATACTTTTGGAACAGGGTGTTGTAGAGCTTCCTGAAGAAGAACTTTCAACATGGTTGTCAGGAACAGAGTCGCCTTATACCTTTATGCTCAACAGAATTTCAAGTCTGGATATTACACCTGCCCAGCTGGCACTGGATCCCTGTTCAGGTTCAATGGTTGTTACAGATGTTAATAATGGAGATGTTCTTGCGCTTGTGTCATATCCCGGATATGACAATAATAAAATGGCAAATGGTGTAGATGCAGAATACTATGCAAAACTGCGAAGTGACCAGTCTTCACCACTGATTAATTATGCCACAATGCAAAGAACTGCTCCCGGATCTACATTCAAAATGGTCTCAGCGACAGCAGGACTGATGGAAGGTGTTATAGATACATCTTCAACCATCACATGTACCGGTGTTTTCGACAAAACAGGCATACTTGCTCACTGTTGGATATATCCCAGATCACACGGTTCACTTGATGTTGTTGGCGGCATTAGAAATTCATGTAATAATTTCTTTTATGAAGTAGGTTACAGACTTGGACTTGTAGGTGATTCTTTCAAATCTGATACCGGTCTTCAAAAGCTTGCAAAGTATGCCGATATGTATGGGCTTAGTGAGAAGACGGGAATCGAGATTTCCGAATATGAGCCTATTGTTTCAGATCTTGATTCAACACGATCAGCTATCGGTCAGGGTACAAACTCATTCACTACAGTTGGGCTTGCCAGATATGTGACAACTGTTGCAAACAGTGGAACCTGTTATAATCTGACTCTTGTTAAAAAGACTTCTGATTCTGATGGTAATCTTCTTCAGGAATATGGGGCAACAGTAAGAAATCATATAGATATGGATTCATCTTATTGGAATGCTATTCATCAGGGTATGAGAGGAGTTGTTGAAGATAAACCTTATTTCAATGACCTTGCTGTAAATGTAGCAGGTAAAACAGGTACAGCCGAGGAATCGAAAAAAAGAGCGAACCATGCTTTGTTTGTATGTTATGCGCCTTATGAAGCTCCTAAAATAGCTATTGCAACGCGTATCGCATACGGTTATACATCAAGTTATGCTGCACAGATAACAAAAGAAGCTATAGCTTATTATTTTGGACTTAAGGATCCTGATGAGGTTCAGAACGGTACAGCGCAGCAGCTTGAAGGCGGAGATACAAATGCGGACTGA
- the mreD gene encoding rod shape-determining protein MreD, whose protein sequence is MRRFFFTVLSIIISFILQTTVFRALDFSGIVPNLMIILTSSYAFMRGDKSGMAIGMFCGFLVDIFFGSYLGFYALIYMYIGFIIGKFNKIFFPENILLPLALIVSSDFLFGFVCYVLLFMFRNKFDIGYYMINIILPEAVYTALVAIFIYPVLIKINTYLEDIEQRSAKKFV, encoded by the coding sequence ATGCGTAGATTCTTTTTTACAGTTTTATCTATAATAATAAGCTTCATATTACAAACTACAGTTTTCAGGGCTCTTGACTTTAGTGGAATAGTACCCAATCTTATGATCATACTGACTTCTTCCTACGCATTTATGCGAGGCGATAAGAGTGGTATGGCCATTGGTATGTTCTGTGGTTTTCTTGTTGATATTTTCTTTGGATCATATCTTGGTTTTTATGCACTTATTTATATGTATATAGGATTCATCATCGGAAAATTTAACAAGATTTTTTTCCCTGAGAATATTTTATTGCCACTTGCACTTATAGTATCTTCAGATTTCTTATTCGGATTTGTATGCTATGTTCTGCTGTTTATGTTCAGAAATAAGTTTGATATCGGATACTATATGATAAATATTATTTTACCTGAAGCAGTATATACAGCTCTTGTGGCAATATTTATTTATCCTGTTCTGATCAAGATAAATACATATCTTGAAGACATTGAACAAAGGAGTGCTAAGAAATTTGTTTAA
- the radC gene encoding RadC family protein, protein MKNKRSINLMLAEDDGYREMLPYERFMHIGAHSLTDAELLAIIIRTGTSNRTPMELGNAVLSMCNKYEMGLAGIKYLSVKELMSITGIGEVKAIKLLCIAELSDRIARSKAKIRLNCKNPKTIADYYMEEMCHYQREHVMLMCLNTQGQLISDFEISVGTVKTASLSPREIFIQALRDNAVQIILLHNHPSGDPGPSEADYELTEQISDAGRLLGIHLLDHIIIGDHKYYSFLENNVLKF, encoded by the coding sequence ATGAAAAACAAAAGATCTATTAATCTTATGCTCGCAGAGGATGATGGCTATCGAGAAATGCTTCCATATGAAAGATTTATGCATATAGGAGCTCATTCTTTAACAGATGCAGAATTACTTGCAATAATAATCAGAACCGGAACCTCTAACAGAACTCCTATGGAACTCGGAAATGCAGTTCTTAGTATGTGCAACAAATACGAAATGGGACTTGCAGGAATTAAGTACCTTTCTGTGAAGGAGCTTATGTCCATAACGGGTATCGGAGAAGTGAAGGCTATTAAACTTCTTTGTATAGCAGAGCTTTCTGACAGAATTGCCAGAAGCAAGGCGAAAATTCGTCTAAACTGCAAAAATCCGAAAACTATTGCGGATTATTACATGGAGGAAATGTGTCATTATCAAAGGGAGCATGTTATGCTCATGTGTCTTAATACTCAGGGACAGCTTATCAGTGATTTTGAGATATCCGTGGGGACAGTTAAGACCGCATCTCTTTCACCTAGAGAGATATTTATTCAGGCTTTGCGGGATAATGCAGTCCAGATAATTTTGCTGCATAATCATCCAAGCGGTGATCCCGGACCTTCTGAAGCAGATTATGAGTTGACTGAGCAGATTAGTGATGCAGGCAGACTTTTAGGTATTCATCTGTTGGATCATATAATAATAGGTGATCACAAATACTATAGTTTTTTAGAAAATAATGTTTTGAAATTTTAG